The DNA region GCGCGATCAAAGGCTTCGGCATTAACGTCGGCATCGATTACAAGAGCGACGTCGCCGGTGAAAATGCCTCCGGCTTCACCACCAACCGTCCCCTGCCCAACGGCAGCTATGTGGCGCAACAGCCCTCCTTCCTCGTCGCAGGCCGCACGCTCATGAACGTCGGCGTCACCTACAAATACGAAGACTGGAACTTCGCTGTGACCTGCATGAACGCGCTGGACAAGGAGTACATCCTCGCCGCCGGCAGCCGCGGCGCCGTCAACGTCGGCCAGCCTCGCGACTTCCGTGCTTCGGTTGGTTATAAGTTCTGATTAGCAGTCCACCGACACGTTCCCCTCCAACAAAGGCCGGCAGCAATGCCGGCCTTTTTAATTTTCACACGCCCACGCGCATCAAGCCGCGCAGCTACCCGCCGCGCGGCTCACGCTGACCGGATTTCCCCTCCTGACGGGCCGCTCGCATTCGATTGATCCGGATTCCATCGTTCGCCGTTATCATCTCCGGCATGGCAGAAAAAAACATCCCCACGATCCGGTCGCTCGCAAAGAGCCTGCGTCTTTCCCCCACGACGGTTTCAGACGCTCTGCGCGGAGTCGGTCGAGTCGACCAGACGACAGCAAAACGCATCCGCCAGCTCGCCGAGAAAGTCGGATACAAACCCAACCCGCTCACCACCGCGCTCATGTCCGGCTTCCGGCGATCACGCGCCACCACCTTCCGCGGCGTGATCGCCGCCGTGGACATCAATGAGCCCGCCCGCTTTCCCCACGGGCCCTTCCCCAAGCAAATCTCAGCAGGCGCACGTCAACGCGCCACCGAGCTGGGATTCCACTTCGAAGAATTCATCGCCGGCCGGAACGCCCTGCCGCTCCCCCGCCTGGATTCCATCCTTAAATCGCGCGGCATCCACGGCGTCATGATCATGCCTGCATGGCTCGCCCCCGATGTTTCCGCCCTCGACTGGAGTAATTACGCAGGCGTTTACACCGATAACTTCATCGAAAAACCGCGCCTCCACACCGTGTGCAGCGACCACTACCGCTCCATGATGGAGCTGCTCGAGCGATTGCGCACACGCGGCTACCGTCGTCCCGGCCTCATGCTTGAACAAGGCCGCGACGACCGCCTCCTGCTCCGGCAAAGCGCCGCGTTCCGCGCCTTTCAGGAAAGCCACACGAGCGAACTCGAGTACGTGCCCATCCTCTTCGCCCGCGAGTTCTCTGAGAAACCATTCAGCACCTGGTTCAAACGTCATAAGCCCGATGTTGTCCTTAACCATTACGATGAGACCGTCGCGTGGATGGAAGCCTGTGGCGCCAAAGTCCCGGAGACGCACGGCTACGTTTGCCTCAACGCCATCAATCTCACCCGGCCCTGCGCCGCACTCGACCTGCAGCCGCATCAGCTCGGCGCTCGCGCCGTGGAGCTACTCGTCGGCCAGCTTCAACGAGGCGAGTACGGCAGCCCCGCGTGGACCACCGCGACTATGCTGACCGCCAGCTGGATCGAAGGATCGACGCTGCGCCCCGCCGAGTAATCGAGCGAAGCTCGGAAAATATCTGGACGCAGCTCCGATGGAGGCGGGGTGCCCTCACCCCGCATAAAGCCGGGCACACTGACGACATCGCCCGCGTGAGGGCTCCGCGCTTCCATCAAATGTGTCGAGATCCTGCAGAACCATCACGGCAGCCACGGAAATTTTCGCGCATCCGGCTTTCGCTTCTCACGCTGTGCGCCGTGAAACTCCTTCGCCTCGTCCGTCATATAATAAAGCAGCGTCGCATTGCCCGCGAGCTCCTGGATGCCCGACTGCCCGTCCACATCGGCGTTGAACGCGCTCTTCAGGCAACGGATCGCCAGCGGACTGTGCCCCATGATTTCCCGCGCCCACTTCACGCCTTCCTCTTCGAGCTGCGCGACCGGCACCACCGTGTTGACGAGACCCATCTCCAGCGCCTGCTTCGCGTCATACTGGCGGCACAGGTACCAGATCTCGCGCGCCTTTTTCTGCCCCACAATCCGCGCCAGATAACTGGAGCCAAATCCTCCGTCGAAGCTGCCCATCTTCGGCCCAACCTGTCCGAAAATTCCGTTGTCCGCCGCGATCGAAAGATCGCACACCAGATGAAGCACATGCCCGCCGCCGATCGCGTAGCCCGCCACCAGCGCTATCACGACTTTCGGCATGGACCGGATAAGTTTCTGCAAATCGAGCACGTTGAGCCGCGGCACGCCGTCCTCTCCGACATAGCCCGCGTGCCCGCGCACGCTCTGATCGCCACCCGCGCAAAACGCGTACTTCCCGTCCGTATGCGGCCCCGCGCCCGTCAGCAGCACCACGCCGACCGTCTGGTCCTCACGCGCATCGATGAACGCATCGTACATCTCGAACACCGTCTGCGGACGAAACGCATTCCGCTTCTCCGGCCGGTTGATCGTGATCTTCGCGATCCCGTCAGCCTTGTGATAGAGGATGTCCTTGTACGTTTTGACGACCTTCCAGTTGGGGAGACTCATGTGTAATTAAAAACGCCACCAAGCCGCCAAGCCCGCCCCGGGTCAACGCGGCGAATCACAAAGCAACCAATATTTCTCCGCCTCCGAAAACGACTTGGACCCGCCCCCACTCTCCGAAAGCCTTCACGCTCCATGACTGATTCCACGTCCGGCTCGTCCAACAAAAGCATCCGGCTCGGACTCTGCCTCGGTGCCCTCGGCGTCGTTTACGGCGACATCGGCACCAGCCCGCTCTACACCATGCGCGAATGCCTTCATCATTTGAAGGGCATGGACCGCGCCGACGGCGTCCTCGGCATCCTCTCCCTCATGTTCTGGACCGTGATGATCGTGGTAAACTTGAAGTACCTCCTCTTCGTCACGCGCGCCGACAACCGCGGCGAAGGCGGCATCTTCGCCCTCCTCGCACTCTCCCACACTGGCGCGCCTGCAAAGAAAAATTCCCGCCGCATCGTCGGTTTCTCCACCTTCATTGTGCTCTGCGGCGCCGCCCTGCTCTACGGCGACGGCGTCATCACGCCCGCCATCTCCGTGCTCAGCGCCGCCGAAGGCCTGGCCACGTTCAATCCCGACCTCCAGACAAAGATCGTTCCGATAGCCGTCGTCATCCTCGCCTTCGTTTTCTTCGTCCAATCCAAAGGCACCGAAACCATCGGCCGCATCTTCGGCCCGGTCATGCTCATCTGGTTCACCACTCTCGGCATCTTCGGCGCGTGGCACATCTTCGACGCGCCCGAGGTTTTCCGAGCGCTCGATCCCACGCTCGGCGTCAGCTTCCTGCTCACCCAGCCTTGGGAAATCACCGCCGGCATCCTCGGCTCCATCGTCCTGACCGTCACCGGCGCCGAGGCCCTCTACGCCGACATGGGCCACTTCGGCCGCAAATACATCGCCCAGGCCTGGCTCTTCCTCGTCTGGCCCGGACTCCTGCTCAACTACTTCGGCCAGGGTGCCTACGTCCTCGCCAATCCCCTCGACCAGACCAACCCCTTCTTCGCACTCGCCCCCGAGGGCGGCCTCCGTCTCTTCCTCGTCGGTCTCTCCATCTGCGCCGCCGTCATCGCCAGCCAGGCGCTCATCACCGGCACCTACTCACTCACCCGCCAGGCCATCCAGCTCGGCTACTTTCCCCGCCTCCGTATCCGGCATACCAATGCCGAACACGCCGGCCAGATCTACATTTCCCTCATCAACACCGCCCTCGCCATCGGCTCCATCTGGGTTGTCCTCGAATTCAAAACCAGCGCCGACCTCGCCGCCGCCTACGGCATCGCCGTCACCGGCACCATGACCGTCACCACCTTCGCCCTCTACCTCGTCACACGCCGCTATTGGAAATGGCCGCTCTGGAAATCTCTCTCCCTCTGCGGCGCCTTCATGGTCTTCGACCTCATCTTCCTCGGCGCCAACCTCCATAAATTCACCGACGGTGGCTGGCTCCCCGTCGTCATCGGCCTCGGCATCCTTGCCATCATGCACACCTGGAAATCCGGCCGCTCCGAGATCCAGGAAAAAGTCTACGGCGGCGCCATCACCGAGCTCGAACTCACCGACATCGTCAAAAGCGAGTCCATCGTGCGCGTCCAAGGCAGCGCCGTCTTCATGGTCGCCACCCCAAGCGGCACCCCTCTCGCCCTTCTCCACCACCTGAAGGCCAACAAATGCCTCCAGAAAACCGTCGTCCTCCTCACCATCAGCACTTGGGAAGTCCCGCAGGTCGAGGACAGCGAACGCCTCAGCGTCGAAGAACTCGGCGAAGGCATCTGGCGCGCCGTCGGCCGCTACGGCTACATGGAGTCGCCCGACGTGAACAACCTAGTCACCCGCGTCGCCGAACGCGGCGTCCCGATCAAGCCGATGTCCACGACCTACTTTTTCAATCGCGAGATGATCATCACCGGCGGCAACGCCCGCATGTGGCAGTGGCAGAAATCCCTCTACGCCTTCCTCAGCCGCAACGCCACGCCGGTCAAAGATTACTACCAGATCCTGCCCACCCAGATCATCGAGATCGGCCTGCCCGTTCAGCTCTGATCCCGTCCGATGTAGGCGGGGTGCCCTCCCCCCGCTGGCCTCTCCCTGTAGGAGCGGCTTTACGCCGCGATCAACACCCACCCGCTTCCGTATCGAAAATCTCCGGCTCGCTCACGCAAAGCCGCCAAGTCGCAAAGGGAAAAACTCTCCCGTTTTCTTTGCGCCTTCGCATCTTTGCGTGAGCCCAACTTCCCCAACCGTCCTCAAGCCAGCGTCGCCACAAACCGCTCGATACGCTTCAACGTCCGCTCGCGCCCCAACACGCGAAACAAGCTCGTCAGCCCCGGGCCCACATTCGTGCCCGAGACCGCCAGACGCGCCACCGCCTGATAATCGCCAAAGCCGAGCCCGTTCTTCGCAGCCTCCGCCTTGATTGCTTCCTCAATCGCGACATCGCTCGCCAAATCCAGCTCCGGCGTTGCCAGTACCGTTGCCAGTTCGCGCAACCGCGCCTTCGGATCGCCCTTAGCCAGCACCTTCTCGCGCACCTTCGCATCGACGACAAAATCCTCCGTAAAGAAATACTTCGTGTACGCCGGCAGCTCCTCGAAGCCTTTGATCTTCGGCTGGCTGATCAGCATCACGTCGCGGAAATAAGCCGGATCAGTATTCCAGAAATTCAATGCCGCCTGCGCTAGTTCTGTCGGTTCAGCAGAAGGCACATTTAGCCTTCTCGTGAAATACGCTTTTGCTCGGTCAACAAACGCCTCTGCCGGCAGCTCCAGCAGATACTGCATATTCATGTTCGCGAGTTTCTTGTCGTCGAAACGCGCGTTGCTCTGGTTCACGCCCGGTAAATCGAACAGCCGGATAATCTCCGCAATCGGCATCTTCTCGCGATCATCGCCCGGATTCCAGCCGAGCAACGACAGAAAGTTTACCAACGCTTCCGGCAAATAACCGCGCGTCTGATACTCCTCGATGAGCGCGCCTTGATCGCGTTTCGACATCTTGCCCGGCCCATTCTGTTTCAAGATGAGCGGGATGTGCGCGAACTTCGGCATCTCTGCGCCGAACGCCTTGAACAACTCCACATGCTTGCTCGTGTTCGACAGATGATCTTCCCCGCGGATCACGTGCGTGATCTTCATCGCGATGTCATCGACGACGTTCACGAAATGGAAAACCGGATTCCCGTCCGAGCGGAAGATCACAAAATCCTCGTCCTCTAAACGCTCCACTTTGCCACGGATCAAATCGTCGATCACCGCCGGCGTATTTTTGACCTTCTCCACGGTCTTCGCACGGCGCTCGTCGAAAACCTCCGACCGCTCCCCCAGCAGCTTGAACCAGATCGCGCCGTCCTTCTCGTACGCGCGCCCGTTCGCCAGCAGCTTCTGTTTATACTCCTCGTAGATCGCGCCGCGCTCACTCTGGCGGTACGGCCCGAACTCGCCGCCCTTCTGCGGACCTTCATTCCACTCCATGCCCAGCCAGCGCAGACTATTATAGATCACGTTGAGAAACTCCTCCGAATTCCGCTCCTTGTCCGTGTCCTCGATCCGCAGCACAAACGTGCCGCCCGTGTGTCGGGCATACAGCCAGTTGAAAAGCGCCGTGCGGGCGCTGCCGATGTGGAAAAAACCCGTCGGGCTGGGAGCAAAACGAACGCGGACGTGTGACATGATTAAAAAGTTTTCGCGGGCCTCTTCGCCACGCGAGCCGGCCAGCAAGCAAGATCGCCCCTGCCCTGTCAAAACCTCGCGCAGTCCTCGTCCGACAGCCCCATCCGCTCGCGACAAAACGCCCGCAAATCTTCCGGCAGCGGCGCGCGAAAAACCTGCTCCACCCCCGCCTGCCGCAGATCGATCTCCGAGCAGTGCAACGCCTGCCGCCTCAGAAAAAGCCGCTCCGCCATCCCCGCCGTCCAGCCGTGCTCCACGAAATCCAAAAACAACTGCGCATCCGGCCCGTAGATTTTATCGCCCACCAGCCAGTGCCCGAGCCACTGCGCGTGCACGCGGATCTGATGCTTCCGCCCCGTCTCCGTCGTCACCCGCGCCAGCGTAAATCCACCGCCCCGCGCCACCGGCTCGAACCGCGTCGCCGCTGTCTGCCCCTTCGCCGCCGACGCGACCACTTTGCTCTTAATCGCCACCGCGCTGTCATGATCGTCGCCAATCGGCTGATCCACGACCACCGCTTCGGCCAGCTCGCCGGTCAAAATCGCCAGATACGTTTTCCCATAACGCCGCTCCTGCGCCGCCATCTGAAGCTTCCGC from Nibricoccus aquaticus includes:
- a CDS encoding LacI family DNA-binding transcriptional regulator, which produces MAEKNIPTIRSLAKSLRLSPTTVSDALRGVGRVDQTTAKRIRQLAEKVGYKPNPLTTALMSGFRRSRATTFRGVIAAVDINEPARFPHGPFPKQISAGARQRATELGFHFEEFIAGRNALPLPRLDSILKSRGIHGVMIMPAWLAPDVSALDWSNYAGVYTDNFIEKPRLHTVCSDHYRSMMELLERLRTRGYRRPGLMLEQGRDDRLLLRQSAAFRAFQESHTSELEYVPILFAREFSEKPFSTWFKRHKPDVVLNHYDETVAWMEACGAKVPETHGYVCLNAINLTRPCAALDLQPHQLGARAVELLVGQLQRGEYGSPAWTTATMLTASWIEGSTLRPAE
- the menB gene encoding 1,4-dihydroxy-2-naphthoyl-CoA synthase is translated as MSLPNWKVVKTYKDILYHKADGIAKITINRPEKRNAFRPQTVFEMYDAFIDAREDQTVGVVLLTGAGPHTDGKYAFCAGGDQSVRGHAGYVGEDGVPRLNVLDLQKLIRSMPKVVIALVAGYAIGGGHVLHLVCDLSIAADNGIFGQVGPKMGSFDGGFGSSYLARIVGQKKAREIWYLCRQYDAKQALEMGLVNTVVPVAQLEEEGVKWAREIMGHSPLAIRCLKSAFNADVDGQSGIQELAGNATLLYYMTDEAKEFHGAQREKRKPDARKFPWLP
- a CDS encoding potassium transporter Kup; the encoded protein is MTDSTSGSSNKSIRLGLCLGALGVVYGDIGTSPLYTMRECLHHLKGMDRADGVLGILSLMFWTVMIVVNLKYLLFVTRADNRGEGGIFALLALSHTGAPAKKNSRRIVGFSTFIVLCGAALLYGDGVITPAISVLSAAEGLATFNPDLQTKIVPIAVVILAFVFFVQSKGTETIGRIFGPVMLIWFTTLGIFGAWHIFDAPEVFRALDPTLGVSFLLTQPWEITAGILGSIVLTVTGAEALYADMGHFGRKYIAQAWLFLVWPGLLLNYFGQGAYVLANPLDQTNPFFALAPEGGLRLFLVGLSICAAVIASQALITGTYSLTRQAIQLGYFPRLRIRHTNAEHAGQIYISLINTALAIGSIWVVLEFKTSADLAAAYGIAVTGTMTVTTFALYLVTRRYWKWPLWKSLSLCGAFMVFDLIFLGANLHKFTDGGWLPVVIGLGILAIMHTWKSGRSEIQEKVYGGAITELELTDIVKSESIVRVQGSAVFMVATPSGTPLALLHHLKANKCLQKTVVLLTISTWEVPQVEDSERLSVEELGEGIWRAVGRYGYMESPDVNNLVTRVAERGVPIKPMSTTYFFNREMIITGGNARMWQWQKSLYAFLSRNATPVKDYYQILPTQIIEIGLPVQL
- a CDS encoding glutamate--tRNA ligase; this encodes MSHVRVRFAPSPTGFFHIGSARTALFNWLYARHTGGTFVLRIEDTDKERNSEEFLNVIYNSLRWLGMEWNEGPQKGGEFGPYRQSERGAIYEEYKQKLLANGRAYEKDGAIWFKLLGERSEVFDERRAKTVEKVKNTPAVIDDLIRGKVERLEDEDFVIFRSDGNPVFHFVNVVDDIAMKITHVIRGEDHLSNTSKHVELFKAFGAEMPKFAHIPLILKQNGPGKMSKRDQGALIEEYQTRGYLPEALVNFLSLLGWNPGDDREKMPIAEIIRLFDLPGVNQSNARFDDKKLANMNMQYLLELPAEAFVDRAKAYFTRRLNVPSAEPTELAQAALNFWNTDPAYFRDVMLISQPKIKGFEELPAYTKYFFTEDFVVDAKVREKVLAKGDPKARLRELATVLATPELDLASDVAIEEAIKAEAAKNGLGFGDYQAVARLAVSGTNVGPGLTSLFRVLGRERTLKRIERFVATLA
- a CDS encoding RluA family pseudouridine synthase translates to MSTDYDKPIGPWVRIFKPGTVHKIDAAELARWVLHVDKRVIVINKSGELPCHPSKDGPWSSLAGAVREYFGEAAAHLVFRLDRETSGAVVFARDPATARKLQMAAQERRYGKTYLAILTGELAEAVVVDQPIGDDHDSAVAIKSKVVASAAKGQTAATRFEPVARGGGFTLARVTTETGRKHQIRVHAQWLGHWLVGDKIYGPDAQLFLDFVEHGWTAGMAERLFLRRQALHCSEIDLRQAGVEQVFRAPLPEDLRAFCRERMGLSDEDCARF